One part of the Desulfovibrio desulfuricans genome encodes these proteins:
- a CDS encoding bifunctional diguanylate cyclase/phosphodiesterase encodes MPIAEQSTREKKGALCNCNRRMLAITAASLLFLLTIIWSATLWDIARSEKEVQSTVEITTRTLARALSEHMLSTIKRLELAIKELDAAWTPDQNDIRTEAERLKKIIGDLALQISIVEPNGLVAYSTLPHIAGISIADREHFSVHLTPPWREIHVGKPVLGRVSGKWTIQFSSPIVRQDKLVGVIVISVEPDYFASFFRSLGLDVQDSIDVIRSDGTLLVRSTGDGLIYGHIISGTAYLKANSPISGNFRRPSQIDGIERIFGYYKLGQYGLTFVVGSAVGNAFAPFEQIRTATLCAAALVSALLVALAFLAYDSLRRRDEAEKQLELTGQVFDFTGEAICITDSETNILAVNESFCRLTGFSQPEIIGKTPRVLASGRHGTEFYKHMWDQLFSNGWWEGEIWNKKKDGTFYLEWLNIKVVRNLRGAITNYIGVFADIKKIAVTQRRIEFLATHDELTQLPNRAVFCDRLQKALDCYPPTSCQFAVAFIDIDDFKIVNDSIGHAAGDSLLKEMALRLTTAAGADAVVSRFGGDEFTLLLENVDDAKAAATAQRIIESLRQPISVCGFEIYAGVSIGIAVYPQHGSDISTLLQNADIAMYHAKGQGKNTFSFFNDELQIKAAIQLQIESGLPRAITENELVLHYQPQVELDSGRIIGLEALVRWQHPNDGLLFPGKFIPQAEKTRLIDKLGEWVADSAAAQIEQWRAAGLNPPKVSINISPSQFLRGAALPMIERILNKYSIPPYLLAIELTESALMTDPKEARRALGKFRDMGLEISIDDFGTGFSSLSSLRHYPINRLKIDQSFVRDLDEAPDACAITQTVIDLAKYLGIASIAEGIENEGQFTKIKMMGCNIGQGFFFAKALSVEELEKRGFVSTGPTIITRDQ; translated from the coding sequence ATGCCCATAGCAGAGCAAAGCACCAGAGAGAAGAAAGGCGCGTTATGCAACTGCAACAGGCGCATGCTTGCCATCACGGCGGCGTCCCTTCTTTTTCTGCTGACGATCATCTGGTCGGCAACCCTGTGGGACATTGCGCGCTCAGAAAAAGAAGTTCAGTCTACCGTTGAAATTACCACGCGCACCCTGGCCCGCGCCCTGAGCGAGCACATGCTGTCCACAATCAAGCGCCTTGAGCTTGCCATCAAGGAACTGGATGCAGCATGGACTCCCGATCAAAATGATATCCGCACAGAAGCAGAGCGGCTGAAAAAAATTATCGGCGATCTTGCGCTGCAAATTTCCATAGTTGAACCCAACGGCCTTGTTGCCTATTCAACCCTGCCGCACATTGCGGGCATAAGCATAGCCGACAGAGAGCACTTCAGTGTGCACCTCACCCCGCCCTGGCGGGAAATTCATGTTGGCAAGCCGGTTTTGGGCCGCGTTTCCGGCAAATGGACCATCCAGTTTTCCAGCCCCATTGTCCGGCAAGACAAGCTTGTCGGCGTCATTGTTATTTCTGTTGAACCAGACTACTTTGCCTCATTTTTTCGCAGCCTGGGCCTTGACGTGCAAGATTCCATCGATGTCATCCGCTCGGACGGCACACTGCTTGTGCGCTCCACCGGCGATGGCCTCATCTACGGGCACATCATCAGCGGCACAGCCTATCTGAAAGCAAACTCCCCCATCAGCGGCAACTTCCGCCGCCCATCGCAAATTGACGGCATTGAACGAATATTCGGCTATTACAAACTTGGCCAGTATGGGCTGACCTTTGTGGTGGGCAGCGCTGTGGGCAACGCCTTTGCGCCCTTTGAACAGATACGCACCGCCACACTGTGCGCGGCAGCGCTGGTATCTGCCCTGCTGGTGGCTCTGGCCTTTCTTGCCTACGACAGCCTGCGCCGCCGAGATGAAGCCGAAAAACAGCTGGAACTTACGGGGCAGGTATTTGATTTCACAGGAGAGGCCATTTGCATAACAGACAGCGAAACAAATATTCTGGCCGTCAACGAATCATTCTGCCGCCTCACGGGTTTTTCGCAGCCGGAGATTATAGGCAAGACCCCGCGCGTGCTGGCCTCAGGCCGTCACGGGACGGAATTTTACAAACACATGTGGGATCAGCTGTTTTCCAACGGCTGGTGGGAAGGCGAAATCTGGAACAAGAAAAAGGACGGCACCTTTTACCTTGAGTGGTTGAACATCAAGGTAGTGCGCAACCTGCGCGGGGCCATAACCAACTATATCGGCGTGTTTGCCGACATAAAGAAAATTGCCGTAACCCAAAGGCGCATTGAGTTTCTGGCCACGCACGATGAACTGACGCAGTTGCCCAACCGCGCCGTGTTTTGCGACCGCCTGCAAAAAGCGCTGGATTGCTACCCGCCCACCAGTTGCCAGTTTGCTGTTGCCTTTATCGACATTGATGATTTTAAAATAGTCAATGATTCCATAGGGCATGCGGCGGGCGACAGCCTGCTTAAAGAAATGGCCCTCCGCCTTACCACCGCGGCTGGCGCGGATGCCGTTGTTTCACGCTTTGGCGGCGATGAATTTACCCTGCTGCTGGAAAATGTGGACGATGCCAAGGCGGCGGCCACTGCGCAGCGCATCATTGAATCTTTACGCCAGCCCATTTCTGTATGCGGCTTTGAAATATACGCCGGGGTCAGCATTGGCATAGCCGTGTACCCGCAGCACGGCAGCGACATAAGCACTCTTTTGCAAAATGCCGACATTGCCATGTACCATGCCAAGGGGCAGGGCAAAAATACTTTCAGCTTCTTTAATGACGAGTTGCAGATCAAGGCGGCCATCCAGCTTCAGATAGAAAGCGGATTGCCCCGCGCCATTACAGAAAATGAGCTGGTTTTGCACTACCAGCCCCAGGTGGAACTGGATTCCGGTCGCATAATCGGGCTTGAAGCCCTGGTGCGCTGGCAGCACCCCAATGACGGGCTGCTGTTCCCCGGCAAGTTCATTCCCCAGGCGGAAAAAACACGCCTTATCGACAAGCTGGGCGAATGGGTTGCCGACAGTGCCGCCGCGCAGATCGAGCAATGGCGCGCCGCAGGGCTCAACCCGCCCAAGGTTTCCATAAATATTTCACCATCGCAATTTTTGCGTGGCGCGGCCTTGCCCATGATTGAGCGTATCCTCAACAAATATTCCATCCCGCCGTATCTGCTTGCCATTGAGCTGACGGAAAGCGCCCTCATGACCGACCCCAAGGAGGCTCGCCGCGCTCTGGGCAAGTTCCGCGATATGGGGCTGGAAATTTCCATTGACGATTTTGGCACCGGCTTTTCTTCGCTGTCGTCCCTGCGCCACTACCCCATCAACAGGCTCAAGATCGATCAATCATTTGTGCGGGATCTGGACGAGGCCCCGGATGCCTGCGCCATCACGCAGACGGTTATTGATCTGGCAAAATATCTGGGCATAGCATCCATTGCGGAAGGCATTGAAAACGAAGGGCAGTTCACCAAAATCAAAATGATGGGCTGCAATATCGGGCAGGGATTCTTTTTCGCAAAAGCGCTTTCTGTGGAAGAACTGGAAAAAAGAGGATTCGTCAGCACCGGGCCAACAATTATCACACGCGACCAGTAG